TGCCCTTTGACCCCATAGTTTATTAGTGTATTTGGCAGTTCCCAGGATAAGCCCTTGCTGGGCCCTGCCTGGGCACACAGCCGGGGCACAGgggtcctgcagcagcagctgtatGAAGGATTAGCTCAGCTCAAAGAGGCCAGGAGAGGTTATTTAGGGGTGCCTGGCTTCTTAGGGGTGCCTGGCTTCTTGGTCTGCCAGAGGTGGCCCTGGATGGTGATGGCATCGACGCTCATGGACATGGTCTTGGCAGGGATCTGGGTGAAGCGCTTGCGGTCCGAGTTGTACTTATAGATGCCTTCGATCATGGCCTGGCTGATGGTGCGGGGACCATAGCCCGTCAAGCGCGTCAGCTCCTCCGTCTCCCCTGCCGGTGTGTAGAGTGCCCGGAACTGGCAGCTGGAGTCTCGGAACAGGATCAGGAAGTGATGGGCCTTGCTCTTTTCCATctcctggggagcaggggagggattaGAGACCAGACAAGCCCTCAGCCCTATAACACAAGAGGCCCCTCCCCTTTCGCCCCCCAGCCATACCCCCATGGGGCCATCTCTTCAGCCAAAAGGTGCACCCAGTCACCTCCtgctctgggatgggggaagtaagggcccccccccccctcacctccaggatCTTGTTCTTGTGGGGCTCGTTGACGCGGCCAGCCAGGCAGCAGTGTGACAGCGCATTGTGGATGATGTGCTTGTTGGACTTGGCGCTTGGctctttatacagcttgggcccTGCCAGGGAGAGTTGGTTAGAGCTAGATCCAGTGACCTAGGAACTGCCCCaccaggctctgcccccaggggACCTCCCACTGGGCTCCAGCCAGTCAGACCAGCCCAGGCAGTTCTAATCAATGTCCATGGGGATGGAGGTGGCAGCTAGAGGTGTTGGGGAGAGGGGTgtctcagggatggggcaggcagCAGGCAGGTGAGAGGCTGGGTGGGGACGGGGTCTCAGacattgtgacaaagtgggaactTTTTTTATGAAtcctatgtgcctcagtttcccgtgtattttgcatggggggggggaggactgtTTGCTCTTAGGGCAGGCTAAGAGACAGAGGTCAGAGTGGCACAGAGCCACTGAGCACAGACCCCAGctcaaaaacaaaaagcatttggggaggggggcggagcatTGGCTCCCACTTGGGAGCCAAGGAAGGTCAGACAGAGTCTGAATGTCAGGGCTTGGCCAGGCTCAGGGCTTCACCCATCATTGCTCTGGGTTGGCCTAAGGACTTCCCAGGCTGGGGTCCAGGTGCCTAAGAAACCCGACTGTTCTGACAACGCTGGGGGACTGGCCCTGTCACCCGGGCTGAGGGGAGTCGGGCCCTGTGGAGTGGACGGGTCTGTCTCAGCTGGACTCGCTGGGCAGGGCTCACGGGGTGAAGCCCAGCAGGTCAGTCTCAGGAGGTGGGAGGCCATGTGGCCTGTCAGGGTCTGGCACAGCAAAGGGCTTCCTCCCAGAGACTTCCCCAGCTGGGGCCCTGGCCTCTGGGTACTCAGGGATGGAAGTAGGGGCagtggaggcagagcaggagagggaagggggtcTCACCCATTTACTCAGGGATGGAGGCTGGAGAGGAGGCAGTGAAGGCAGGGCAAGGATCTTACCCATGTACTCTGGATGGAgacagggtgggggggcagcagtggATCTCACCCATGTActtggggctggaggagcagtaGAAGTGGGGGGAGGCGGGACGGGGGGGGTGCGTCTCACCCACGTACTCTGGCACAGAGGAGGGACAGGgtaggatggtggtggtgggtctCACCTGTGTactctgggctggaggaagggtgTGCTCTAAGACAGAGGGGGAGGCGGGGTCTCACCTGTGTACTCAGGCACAGAGGCAGGCGACGAGGCAGTAGATGCATTCTCCCAGTCCCGCTCACGGCTCTGGCTGCCCAGCAGCCGGCTGGGGGACATGAGGCCTGAGGGGGAGgcggctctgtggggcaggggggcagttagagatggggcaggagttccaaTGCAGGGGCCAGTCAGACtcaccctccagctccctgggagtcacccccccaccccaaaccttcCATCTCCatcactgccccccccaggagactccaccgcccccccccccccccccccaagaaaggaGGAAGGACTCCAGGGatggccccaggccagccccccagcctggagctttccctgccaatgggagccatGCTGCTTTCTCCCCTTGCTACAGGCCCCTAGGAGGAGCCAGGATGAACCCCCCTCCCAGTATCTAAAGTGGcagaattgggggggagggggcagggcggagCATGGAGAAGCACAGGGGGTTACttgcccagctccccctcccccccatgctctCACCTGGAGGGTCTCTTGACAGTCAGCGAGTTCCCAGGCTCGTTGGCCACggtggagagggacagggtcGACTGGGAGTACACCTTGCTGAGCCTggatccttgggggggggggcagagagctcaGTCAGACAGCGCCCAAAACatccccccccagcccgccaAACAGGCACCTCCCTGCCAAAGTTAAGTCAGACTCGACTCCTGGGCCTTCCAGGTCCTGGAGTAGGTAGTTCGGCTGCGTGAGCTGGGCAAGGGGTGGCTCCCATGAACCcacctccccctacccccactgTCCATGAACCACCCTCTCCCCTCAGCCGTACCGAGGAGCCCCTTGACCGGGCTGCGGGCCAGGGCCGAGTCGTCACAGAACACCGTCTTGGGCCGTCCCTTCTTGAGGGCGCGCACCGTGGTTGGCTTCTGCCGCAGCACCTTGTCCAGGTCCTCCATGAGCTTCAGCTGGTGGCGCCGCAGGTACTCCTGGCGTGTGAAGTCACCGCGCCGCGGGCTTGCTTCCTCCTCCGGCCGTGGGTGCTCCTCTGTCTGCAGCCTGGCACAGGGAGTATGGCCATGAGGGGCTGGGCTCTGCCCCaaagccccacagccagccctgctgtagggctccctgaaccccccctcccccacctggcaCCACCCCAGTGCTGTTCAgaccagccccccacccacccactcctgggtGCCTGTAGACCTGGGCTCCACCCCACtgtggcccagccccccccccccccccggcaccaccCGGTCATGCACTCCCCCTGGGTGTCATCCTGGCACCTGCCTCCACCCACCTGACATGGGCTCCTTCCCTGACACTGCCCCTGCTCCTCAACTCCCCCCTGCCCACCTGGCTGCCTCCTCCTTCTGCTCCTTCTCAGCCTCCAGCCACTGCTTGCGCTGCCTCGCCTCCTCATTGCGCCGCTGCTGGCGCTCCAGCAGGCTGGCCCGTTTCTGGGCCATCTCGTCCTCCGGCTTCTCGTCATCCTGGGCAGGGACAGAGCTAGTGAGCAGGGAGGGCCGGGGTCTGCAGGTAACAGTGATGGGTGGTATGTGGGCACACAGCAGCCCCTGGGACAACAGGCACCAGGCACAGAGGGCAGCACTGGACATGGGGTGCTGCCACAGCTCCAGGGAGGGTAGGCACATCCCCATGAAGCCAGAACAAGTCTCTAGTGCATCCTGGGTATCCCACCACTCCCACCCACTTGCCAGCTCCACTGGCCTCAGCATCAGCCCCAGGGGCCCCAGAAAGCCACACAGCTGAGGGCAGGGTCCAGCTATCCCAGCCCATGGCCAAGCCGGGCCACGGCCCGGCTGCTtcagagggaggggcaggaagccACCCTGCTCAGGGGCAAATACTGACCATCCAGGCCTGTAACAGCAGTGGTGTTACCCAGACCAATATCTAACCCTCAGAGCCAGCTAAGCGCCTGCCCTGGGCACTATCCTGAGGCAAGGAGTTCCCCAGGGGAATGTGTCATTTCCTAGGCAGTCCTACAGCTATGGCTTGCGAGAGCTGGACGGCAGCATGAGGCCCAGATCCCTTGGCTGCTCTCAGGTCAGTTAATCCCCTGCAGTGTCCCCCATGCAGCCCCAGCATGTGGGAGTTAAGCAAAAAAAGACAATAACTAGACCCAGATCCAAAGATTCtaaggtgcccaactcccatggaCCCTACACCCGCATCCCTCCACAATGTGTTCTAGGCAATagtccagggattctcaaactgggggttgggacccctcaaggggtcatgagctgtcagcctccaccccaaccccgctttgcctccatcatttataatggtgttaaacatatAAAGAAGTGTTCATAGTTTATAAGGAGGGGGGGGTCCTTACTCAGAGGCTTgccatgtgaaaggggtcaccaggacaaaactTTCACAACCACTGCAATAGTCTGATCGTGGCAGAATCCAAAAGGGTTAGCTAACATCCCATAGCACTGCCCCCACATGGCCCACTGGGACAGGAgcgacccccagcccagccaccagTCAACGCCACAGCACCAGAAGGGCAGGACTGCatcccagccagccccctgctgcaGACCCTAGGGGAGGAGCTGCTCAGAGGAGGcacctggggcaggcagggagccaaaAACAGCAGCCCCAGGATTTCCCTAGAGGAACGAGCTGGCTGTGACCCAAGAGAgcccaaggggagggggagggaacccCACAGAAGCCTGAACCAGCAAGTCTCCCGGTGCTGGGGACAGcacccctagaggggaaaggccccatgtgcCATTCCTGACACAGCCGGCCAGAGCAGTAGGGAGCGGGGCAGACTGACCTGGGAAGGTCATCTAGTTTTACggggactgtctgcatggggaatgggagagcagggggtgacTTTACTTGAGGGACaatacctgagccaggagggggatggggtcaggtaACACCTTTGCCcagaaaactgaacaaaggctggaggagaagccaggggGAGAGTGGAAGGAAACGGCTGCAGGGGAGTTTCAGTTTGAAGCTGGCTGGAAAAATGGAGGGAACCCCCCAGggttggggtctaagctccctgccccccagagggacctggccgaggggtcctggttgtacccaCAAGCTCTGCTTAGGACTgcgttcctgtcgtctaataagcCTTcggttttactggctggctgagagtcacggtgaatcgcaggaagaggGGGATGCAGGACCCTAACTCCCCCCGACACTCCATGAcagccccctagaggggaaaggccctgtgtcccattccctgctcccccctccccagagaggAGCACTCCCAACCCAGGGCTTCTGTGACAATGGCAGGTTGCTGTCCTGAGTGGCTCTGGCAGGCAGCCCAGTGATGGGCCATGGGAGGGGTACCCTGGGGCAGCGGGGATGTGTGGCTCTGTCCATGTGGCCTAGCTCTCACCTTGAAAAAGAATCCCAGGCCAGCCCGTGGCTCCGCATCCATCACCTCGGTCAGCGACTCCTCCAGCGAGTCGTCCCCGTCACCCTCCTCAGCCTGGAGGCTGGACAGTGGGATCTCAATGAGGCTGCTCCGCCGCTCGCCCGGCGAGGACACATCACTGGTGCCGTCCCCAGACACCCGGGCACTGCCCATCCCGCCCTGCGGCACCACGGAAGCCACAGGGCGCAGGTTGCCCTGGGTCTCCAGCTCAGGGAACTCAAGCGTCTGCTCCGGCCCAGCTACCTCCTCCGAGAAGTGGATGGAGGAACGGGTCTGCATGGGCACCTGGCTGGGCGAGAACTTGCGCAGGTGGGGCAGGGTGTCCACGTTGTGGGGAGGCGTCAGCACCCGCGTCAGGGGAGGCAGCTTCAGCTCCACAGGCCGGGCATGCTTGGGACTCTTGGGGGGCGTGGGGGCAGCCTtcttgggggctggctggggcgaGCGGGGCGCAGCGGGGACGGGGGGCTTacgggagggggaaggtgagggcgAAGAGGACGAGAGCTCCACGGAGCGGGGTGGCACGAATTCCCGGCTGGCCCGTGGGGTGGGGCCCTTGGGGGCCGGGATGACCCAGGCCTGGCTGGGCTTCTTCTCCTGGAgcaggcgctgctgctgctggctcaggCGGTGCATGTCCAGCTGCAGGGAGCTCAGCGCCGTGTTCAGCTTGGCCACGGCCCGGTTGTAATCGCCCAGGTTCTCGTCCAGTGGGGCCCCCTTGATCTCCGGCGAGAACGTCACCTGCTTCTCCAGGcggccctggcctggcccctcCTCCTCAGCCTGCACCTGCAGGCTGCCCCCGtcctcctctgcctccagccGGGCCAGCCGCTCCTCCAGCGACAGCTtggcctccccctcctcctcctcctcctcccccccctccctgcgtTTGAGCTGCAGGAAGGCGCTCTTGCCCAGACGCTGGCGGTGCTTGGCAAAGATGGCCTCGATGCGCTTCTTCTGCGCCTCAATGGCGCGGCGCTTCTCCTCCAGCCGGGCACCCAGCTGGCTCAtctcggagctcagggcagggctgCGGCCAGGACTGTCCTCAGGGGGCACGAGGCCTGCCTCCGAGCTCTCACCGGTGCTCTTCTGCAAGGCCTTGCCCTCAGGGGCCGCCAGCTTCTTCTTGCGCTCGGCGAAGCTGGTCATGCGCACGCCAGCACCTGAGGAGCCTGCGCTGTCGGGCTGGGAGCTCAGCGAGCTCAGGCCCGAGGAGGTGTCGTCCTTGGTGCCAGGCAGGCGGGCAGGGTCCTCAGCGTCCGAGTCCAAGCTGCCGTccccggggggggtggggccCTCAGCACGCCCGTTGGGGGGCCCACTGTGGAAGCGGTAGACAGCCAGCGCTGGCGGGGGCTCTGGCGCCTGGGTGGGCTTGGTTGGCTCTGGCGAATGCAGGTAGAAGCCGTCGGCCGCCCCCTCGGGGTGCAGGCGCTCGCTGCTGTGGATGATCTGCAGGGCCTCCTCAATGGTGGGCAGGTCGGGGTACCCGTCCGCCAGCCCGTTCTCCACGGGGGGGCCCTCGCGCTCCACAACCCCCTTGGCAGACAGCGCCACCTTGTGCACTGTCCGGTGTGGAGCCAACAGCCCATTGGGGGCCTCGTCCTTGGCCAGCCGCTGGGCAGCGTCctcggggagggggccaggggagCGGGCCAAGCGGGTGGGCACAGGTGCCAAGCTGTCCGAGCTGATGGAGCGCAGCATGCCCACGGGGTTCCCCATCACGATGTCCACGTCACTGTCCAGCCCAAAGGGGATGCTAAATGACACGGCCTGCGACAGCGGATGGCTGCAGGGAaaggaggggtgaggggctggccagagacaggccctgcccccagaaaGGGATGGGCCCCACGTTACCATGCCCACCCCAGAGTGGAACAGGCCCTGCCCTCTGCACAGATCACAGAGGACTGCGAGGACAGCAGGGGGCCAGGGTCTGGCTATGGAGAAACAACCCCTCCCCAGGCCACATgtgccagctctggcccctgcacagagctgggggtggggtgggatgggctgggctgagctgggggaaGGCTCCACCTCCCgtatccccatccccacccctaccAAGGGTTAGGGCCCAACAcccagctcctggcccagcccccacacTTGCGATGCTCCCCACCCACTCAGCCCCTTCCTGCCTCACCTCAGCTGTTTCTTGCTCCAGGGTTTGCCAAATCCGCCCTCCACATGGGACATTGAGGTAGAGTGGTGCATGGAACCTGGGGCACAGAGCTATGGTCACACAGAACCCCCCAGACAGCCTGGAGCCCCCAAGCCCTTGGGACCTCACATCAGCCCCCTGCTGCAATAGCCCAGAGCATCCCAACCCTCAGAACCCCACCCTCTCAGATGGCCCATAGCCCCCAACCCAAAACCATCTAGGGACCTCACAGAATGGCTCAGACCCACCCCAACACCTTGGGACCCCAGCCTGCCAGCCCTCTAGGATGACTCAGATCCatccaccccagcccccaccccagaagcaTCCACCCCCGATCCACCCCATGCCCCCCCTAGAATAAGCCAGAActgtccccagccccctccaggatggtttggggcagggactgggtctATAGGGACCTGGGCTGAGGGCGTTACAATGCCTCTCTCTACACCCTTATGTGCCATGGGGCAGCACAGGGACCTGGATGCCAACTCAAGGGGTTAGGGCCAGATCAAGCTAGGTGAGCCTTGGAGGTCCCCCATTTTTTCCCCTATGGGGGCTCTGAAGCTCCTAGCTAGGGACTCTCACAGACAGCAGGCATCGGTCAGGGGAGCGTACCCCCAGCTAAGGTCAGACCAGGCCTGAACCCCACACAGCCCCAGCAATAGCTGGAGCCTTCCCCGAcccccagggccagtgcaaggatattttgcgccctaggcaaaacttccaccttgcgcctcccctcccccggaacatcgcttattataaaaaactttcaaaaatgaatacagtggagtcacatcttacgcagaggttaggttctaaggtcagcgcgtaagaggaaaatcacgtatagtgaaagttaccataaagtacagtacacacagCATGCACTAGAACAGGGCTTCTCAACCTACGGCAGGCaagccgattttttttttaaatggcaggctGCAGGATccggtgaacggaaccccaggccggcggacggaaccctgggttcacccaggccggcagcagtcTGAGCGgagctgccggtctggggttccgtctgccggctcctgccagctggggtcccggccgccagcccGCTCAGTGAACAGAACCCAGGCCGGCGAGCTCAGCAGCGGCCGGGGCCCGTAGCTTGCAATAAAAAGgcttgcatgccacctttggtAGGTTGAGGACCCCGGTTCTAGGGTATACTGTACTTTacggtaattttcactatatgtGATTTTCCTCTTACGtgctgaccttagaacctaacccccatgtaagatgtgactccactgtagcgtaaaaaaaaaaatgggaggcaccgctttttggcacccccaaatcttggtgccgcCTAGTGGTTACACTGGCCCTGCCGACCCCCATCCCCCGTGGAGGGCAGGGCATCTCACCTAGCGAGCCTCTGAGCGGGGACTGCGGCTGCCCGCCTGGCAGGAGCGGGTGTAGGAAGCTGAACACCGGGGAACCACTGCAAGAGAGACCACACATGAGGCTGGAGCACATTAGATCACACCTGAGCCACAGGTGCCAGCTCAGCACCACCTGGCCCCAGAGGAGACATCTGAGCAGCACCCATAGGCACCCTGTGCCAGCCCACCAGCGGGCTCCTGGCTTTGGGTATGGCGAACATGGTGTATCCCACTGCTGGGGATGTCGTCACACAGGCATTCACCAGGGGGAGCTCTGCCTGGGTCGCAGCCTAGCAGGGGCAGTGATTTGGGGCGGAAGTCAGCCAGACTCAGACTGGAT
The genomic region above belongs to Malaclemys terrapin pileata isolate rMalTer1 chromosome 23, rMalTer1.hap1, whole genome shotgun sequence and contains:
- the CAMSAP3 gene encoding calmodulin-regulated spectrin-associated protein 3 isoform X2 encodes the protein MVAAAPAAAAAMRKSFLVPEIKPLDQYDFPRARSAASLAWALAKGYGGAENVPEELRDPFYTDQYEQEHIKPPVTRLLLSSDIYCRACRQVLPPDDAAASAPKDNAALLALLGRRGLAPTYQDKAVKEADLRQKPIKMGAHLAVIDSLMIAFAVESTHSLSAPPGTDLGASSWEQKLLCWVDTVNRKLQESTEREGSQQPAPGTEGQGQSPASGPKHAIAFCLKESGSKPPVIRYRKDKVLPKQTPCFTPVLGMKDLANGGAIAATIHYYCPDVVRLEDVCLKETMSVADSLYNLQLIQEFCTEYLGSCCPLALEDLLYVPPVLRINIGVFLAELFLCFEVLKPDFVRPKELRGLKDPPSMSDSLTPTSGNSNSGSPVFSFLHPLLPGGQPQSPLRGSLGSMHHSTSMSHVEGGFGKPWSKKQLSHPLSQAVSFSIPFGLDSDVDIVMGNPVGMLRSISSDSLAPVPTRLARSPGPLPEDAAQRLAKDEAPNGLLAPHRTVHKVALSAKGVVEREGPPVENGLADGYPDLPTIEEALQIIHSSERLHPEGAADGFYLHSPEPTKPTQAPEPPPALAVYRFHSGPPNGRAEGPTPPGDGSLDSDAEDPARLPGTKDDTSSGLSSLSSQPDSAGSSGAGVRMTSFAERKKKLAAPEGKALQKSTGESSEAGLVPPEDSPGRSPALSSEMSQLGARLEEKRRAIEAQKKRIEAIFAKHRQRLGKSAFLQLKRREGGEEEEEEGEAKLSLEERLARLEAEEDGGSLQVQAEEEGPGQGRLEKQVTFSPEIKGAPLDENLGDYNRAVAKLNTALSSLQLDMHRLSQQQQRLLQEKKPSQAWVIPAPKGPTPRASREFVPPRSVELSSSSPSPSPSRKPPVPAAPRSPQPAPKKAAPTPPKSPKHARPVELKLPPLTRVLTPPHNVDTLPHLRKFSPSQVPMQTRSSIHFSEEVAGPEQTLEFPELETQGNLRPVASVVPQGGMGSARVSGDGTSDVSSPGERRSSLIEIPLSSLQAEEGDGDDSLEESLTEVMDAEPRAGLGFFFKDDEKPEDEMAQKRASLLERQQRRNEEARQRKQWLEAEKEQKEEAARLQTEEHPRPEEEASPRRGDFTRQEYLRRHQLKLMEDLDKVLRQKPTTVRALKKGRPKTVFCDDSALARSPVKGLLGSRLSKVYSQSTLSLSTVANEPGNSLTVKRPSRAASPSGLMSPSRLLGSQSRERDWENASTASSPASVPEYTGPKLYKEPSAKSNKHIIHNALSHCCLAGRVNEPHKNKILEEMEKSKAHHFLILFRDSSCQFRALYTPAGETEELTRLTGYGPRTISQAMIEGIYKYNSDRKRFTQIPAKTMSMSVDAITIQGHLWQTKKPGTPKKPGTPK
- the CAMSAP3 gene encoding calmodulin-regulated spectrin-associated protein 3 isoform X4 — encoded protein: MVAAAPAAAAAMRKSFLVPEIKPLDQYDFPRARSAASLAWALAKGYGGAENVPEELRDPFYTDQYEQEHIKPPVTRLLLSSDIYCRACRQVLPPDDAAASAPKDNAALLALLGRRGLAPTYQDKAVKEADLRQKPIKMGAHLAVIDSLMIAFAVESTHSLSAPPGTDLGASSWEQKLLCWVDTVNRKLQESTEREGSQQPAPGTEGQGQSPASGPKIRYRKDKVLPKQTPCFTPVLGMKDLANGGAIAATIHYYCPDVVRLEDVCLKETMSVADSLYNLQLIQEFCTEYLGSCCPLALEDLLYVPPVLRINIGVFLAELFLCFEVLKPDFVRPKELRGLKDPPSMSDSLTPTSGNSNSGSPVFSFLHPLLPGGQPQSPLRGSLGSMHHSTSMSHVEGGFGKPWSKKQLSHPLSQAVSFSIPFGLDSDVDIVMGNPVGMLRSISSDSLAPVPTRLARSPGPLPEDAAQRLAKDEAPNGLLAPHRTVHKVALSAKGVVEREGPPVENGLADGYPDLPTIEEALQIIHSSERLHPEGAADGFYLHSPEPTKPTQAPEPPPALAVYRFHSGPPNGRAEGPTPPGDGSLDSDAEDPARLPGTKDDTSSGLSSLSSQPDSAGSSGAGVRMTSFAERKKKLAAPEGKALQKSTGESSEAGLVPPEDSPGRSPALSSEMSQLGARLEEKRRAIEAQKKRIEAIFAKHRQRLGKSAFLQLKRREGGEEEEEEGEAKLSLEERLARLEAEEDGGSLQVQAEEEGPGQGRLEKQVTFSPEIKGAPLDENLGDYNRAVAKLNTALSSLQLDMHRLSQQQQRLLQEKKPSQAWVIPAPKGPTPRASREFVPPRSVELSSSSPSPSPSRKPPVPAAPRSPQPAPKKAAPTPPKSPKHARPVELKLPPLTRVLTPPHNVDTLPHLRKFSPSQVPMQTRSSIHFSEEVAGPEQTLEFPELETQGNLRPVASVVPQGGMGSARVSGDGTSDVSSPGERRSSLIEIPLSSLQAEEGDGDDSLEESLTEVMDAEPRAGLGFFFKDDEKPEDEMAQKRASLLERQQRRNEEARQRKQWLEAEKEQKEEAARLQTEEHPRPEEEASPRRGDFTRQEYLRRHQLKLMEDLDKVLRQKPTTVRALKKGRPKTVFCDDSALARSPVKGLLGSRLSKVYSQSTLSLSTVANEPGNSLTVKRPSRAASPSGLMSPSRLLGSQSRERDWENASTASSPASVPEYTGPKLYKEPSAKSNKHIIHNALSHCCLAGRVNEPHKNKILEEMEKSKAHHFLILFRDSSCQFRALYTPAGETEELTRLTGYGPRTISQAMIEGIYKYNSDRKRFTQIPAKTMSMSVDAITIQGHLWQTKKPGTPKKPGTPK
- the CAMSAP3 gene encoding calmodulin-regulated spectrin-associated protein 3 isoform X3, producing the protein MVAAAPAAAAAMRKSFLVPEIKPLDQYDFPRARSAASLAWALAKGYGGAENVPEELRDPFYTDQYEQEHIKPPVTRLLLSSDIYCRACRQVLPPDDAAASAPKDNAALLALLGRRGLAPTYQDKAVKEADLRQKPIKMGAHLAVIDSLMIAFAVESTHSLSAPPGTDLGASSWEQKLLCWVDTVNRKLQESTEREGSQQPAPGTEGQGQSPASGPKCPTRWYWKLVPIRYRKDKVLPKQTPCFTPVLGMKDLANGGAIAATIHYYCPDVVRLEDVCLKETMSVADSLYNLQLIQEFCTEYLGSCCPLALEDLLYVPPVLRINIGVFLAELFLCFEVLKPDFVRPKELRGLKDPPSMSDSLTPTSGNSNSGSPVFSFLHPLLPGGQPQSPLRGSLGSMHHSTSMSHVEGGFGKPWSKKQLSHPLSQAVSFSIPFGLDSDVDIVMGNPVGMLRSISSDSLAPVPTRLARSPGPLPEDAAQRLAKDEAPNGLLAPHRTVHKVALSAKGVVEREGPPVENGLADGYPDLPTIEEALQIIHSSERLHPEGAADGFYLHSPEPTKPTQAPEPPPALAVYRFHSGPPNGRAEGPTPPGDGSLDSDAEDPARLPGTKDDTSSGLSSLSSQPDSAGSSGAGVRMTSFAERKKKLAAPEGKALQKSTGESSEAGLVPPEDSPGRSPALSSEMSQLGARLEEKRRAIEAQKKRIEAIFAKHRQRLGKSAFLQLKRREGGEEEEEEGEAKLSLEERLARLEAEEDGGSLQVQAEEEGPGQGRLEKQVTFSPEIKGAPLDENLGDYNRAVAKLNTALSSLQLDMHRLSQQQQRLLQEKKPSQAWVIPAPKGPTPRASREFVPPRSVELSSSSPSPSPSRKPPVPAAPRSPQPAPKKAAPTPPKSPKHARPVELKLPPLTRVLTPPHNVDTLPHLRKFSPSQVPMQTRSSIHFSEEVAGPEQTLEFPELETQGNLRPVASVVPQGGMGSARVSGDGTSDVSSPGERRSSLIEIPLSSLQAEEGDGDDSLEESLTEVMDAEPRAGLGFFFKDDEKPEDEMAQKRASLLERQQRRNEEARQRKQWLEAEKEQKEEAARLQTEEHPRPEEEASPRRGDFTRQEYLRRHQLKLMEDLDKVLRQKPTTVRALKKGRPKTVFCDDSALARSPVKGLLGSRLSKVYSQSTLSLSTVANEPGNSLTVKRPSRAASPSGLMSPSRLLGSQSRERDWENASTASSPASVPEYTGPKLYKEPSAKSNKHIIHNALSHCCLAGRVNEPHKNKILEEMEKSKAHHFLILFRDSSCQFRALYTPAGETEELTRLTGYGPRTISQAMIEGIYKYNSDRKRFTQIPAKTMSMSVDAITIQGHLWQTKKPGTPKKPGTPK
- the CAMSAP3 gene encoding calmodulin-regulated spectrin-associated protein 3 isoform X1, giving the protein MVAAAPAAAAAMRKSFLVPEIKPLDQYDFPRARSAASLAWALAKGYGGAENVPEELRDPFYTDQYEQEHIKPPVTRLLLSSDIYCRACRQVLPPDDAAASAPKDNAALLALLGRRGLAPTYQDKAVKEADLRQKPIKMGAHLAVIDSLMIAFAVESTHSLSAPPGTDLGASSWEQKLLCWVDTVNRKLQESTEREGSQQPAPGTEGQGQSPASGPKCPTRWYWKLVPHAIAFCLKESGSKPPVIRYRKDKVLPKQTPCFTPVLGMKDLANGGAIAATIHYYCPDVVRLEDVCLKETMSVADSLYNLQLIQEFCTEYLGSCCPLALEDLLYVPPVLRINIGVFLAELFLCFEVLKPDFVRPKELRGLKDPPSMSDSLTPTSGNSNSGSPVFSFLHPLLPGGQPQSPLRGSLGSMHHSTSMSHVEGGFGKPWSKKQLSHPLSQAVSFSIPFGLDSDVDIVMGNPVGMLRSISSDSLAPVPTRLARSPGPLPEDAAQRLAKDEAPNGLLAPHRTVHKVALSAKGVVEREGPPVENGLADGYPDLPTIEEALQIIHSSERLHPEGAADGFYLHSPEPTKPTQAPEPPPALAVYRFHSGPPNGRAEGPTPPGDGSLDSDAEDPARLPGTKDDTSSGLSSLSSQPDSAGSSGAGVRMTSFAERKKKLAAPEGKALQKSTGESSEAGLVPPEDSPGRSPALSSEMSQLGARLEEKRRAIEAQKKRIEAIFAKHRQRLGKSAFLQLKRREGGEEEEEEGEAKLSLEERLARLEAEEDGGSLQVQAEEEGPGQGRLEKQVTFSPEIKGAPLDENLGDYNRAVAKLNTALSSLQLDMHRLSQQQQRLLQEKKPSQAWVIPAPKGPTPRASREFVPPRSVELSSSSPSPSPSRKPPVPAAPRSPQPAPKKAAPTPPKSPKHARPVELKLPPLTRVLTPPHNVDTLPHLRKFSPSQVPMQTRSSIHFSEEVAGPEQTLEFPELETQGNLRPVASVVPQGGMGSARVSGDGTSDVSSPGERRSSLIEIPLSSLQAEEGDGDDSLEESLTEVMDAEPRAGLGFFFKDDEKPEDEMAQKRASLLERQQRRNEEARQRKQWLEAEKEQKEEAARLQTEEHPRPEEEASPRRGDFTRQEYLRRHQLKLMEDLDKVLRQKPTTVRALKKGRPKTVFCDDSALARSPVKGLLGSRLSKVYSQSTLSLSTVANEPGNSLTVKRPSRAASPSGLMSPSRLLGSQSRERDWENASTASSPASVPEYTGPKLYKEPSAKSNKHIIHNALSHCCLAGRVNEPHKNKILEEMEKSKAHHFLILFRDSSCQFRALYTPAGETEELTRLTGYGPRTISQAMIEGIYKYNSDRKRFTQIPAKTMSMSVDAITIQGHLWQTKKPGTPKKPGTPK